The genomic region TGCTGCCCGGTGACTGGTGGCCACCGACCGGTTACCTGGCCGGTCGTGAACTCGTCGCACGTCGCCGCGGGGGAGAGGAAATCACCGCTGTCTTCGCCGCCAACGACCAGATGGCTCTCGGGTTGCTCCGGGCTTTCGCCGAAGGCGGGATCCGGGTACCGGACGACATCAGTGTGGTCGGGTTCGACGACGTCCCGGAGGCGGCGTACTACGCGCCACCGCTGACGACGGTCCGGCAGGACTTCGCCGAACTGGGCCGCCGTGTCATCCAGGTGGCCCTCGCCCGCATCGGCGGTACGTCGATCAAGCCTGAGCCGGTGCAACCGCACCTGCTGGTCCGCACCAGTACAGCGCCGCCTCCTCGCCGCACCACAGCGGGTCGCCGTACTCGCTAGGCGGCGCGACCGGCAGGGCACCCGGGGGATGGTGCTGCGTTGCGCCTTCTCGACCGGTGAACAGCCGCGGACACGGGCGTTTGGGGGAACGTCCGTGCCCACGACCGAGGGGTCGGGCTCAGCCGGGGACTGGGGGGTCGTGGCTGAGCGCGGCGGTCAGGGGGCGTCGATGACGATCGCGGCCTCCATCTCCAGCACCCGGTGGTAGTCGTCGTCGAGGGTCTGGGCGTCGCTGTGGATCAGGATCACCCAGGCCAGGCAGGTGAACAGGTCGACGGTCTCCGGCACGACCGCGTCCTCGTCGTGCAGGATCTTCATCCAGTGGAAGGACTTCAGGCTCTCGATGCCGTCGAAGACCTCGCGGTTGCGGAAGTAGCCGTCGCGGTAGGCGGAGACGAAGATGCCGCGCAGGTGCTGGACCAGGTCGAACCCGTCCCGCACCTCACCACGGACCCGGTGCGCGACCGTCCGCTTGATGTGGTTGTCGCCGGTGGCCAGCTCGCTGACCATCTGGTGCCCGCCACCCGCGGGCCGGGCGGCCACCTCGATCAGCCGGGGCCCGTCAGCGGTCATCATCACCTCGGCGTGCCCGCAGCCGACCCGGATGCCGACCGCGTCGAGCACCTGCTGGGTGTACGGCCACAGCGCCTGCACCTCCGGGTCGTCCTCGGCCAGGAAGTCGATCCGGTGGTAGATGCCGATCTTGTCGCCGCGGCTGATCTTGGTGTAGCGGCAGACGTCGACCAGCGAGTGCTTGCCGTCGACGGTGTAGCTGTCGACCAGGTACTCCGTGCCTTCGGCGTACTCCTGGATCAGCACGGCGTCGTTGGTGAGGCCCATCTTGTTGGTCCGGCCGAGCACCCGGTCGAACCGTTCCCGCCAGTCGCCGTGCTCGAACACGACGTACACCTCGTCACCGGCGGCGCTCTTCGGCGGCTTGATCACCAGCCGCCGGCCGAGCAGGTCGTTCTCCTTCAGCCACCGCTCGGCCTCGGCCGGGTCGGCGGTCCTGATCTGCCGGAGCCGGGGCACACCCGCGACGCGCAGCGCCTCGGCCATCTCCCACTTGTCCCGGCGGGCCGACGCCAGCTCCGGCACGTTGCCGGTGCCCGGGACCAGGATCTCGGTCAGCTGGTCGCACAACTCGACCCCGCTCTCCGCACCCGGGACGAGGTACTCCGGCCCGTACTGCCGCAGCTCCTCGGCCAGCGCGGCCACGTCCCCGGTGAAGTAGTGCACGTGCTCGAAGTCGTCCGGGTGCCAGCTGGTGGTGTACGCCGGCGGCGGCTCGAGCCCGCTGAGCACGGCGACCGGGATCTGCCCGGCCTCCTTGAAGGCGGCCGGGTACTCCTGCCCGGTGGACAGGGGGTCCACGATGATCGTGTACTTCGACTGTGTCATGAGGTTCTCCTACGAGCTCTCGCTCGGCAACGGCTCGGCGGCCGGGGTGATGTCCAGAACGGGTTCTTCGGC from Kribbella flavida DSM 17836 harbors:
- a CDS encoding ATP-grasp domain-containing protein; the encoded protein is MTQSKYTIIVDPLSTGQEYPAAFKEAGQIPVAVLSGLEPPPAYTTSWHPDDFEHVHYFTGDVAALAEELRQYGPEYLVPGAESGVELCDQLTEILVPGTGNVPELASARRDKWEMAEALRVAGVPRLRQIRTADPAEAERWLKENDLLGRRLVIKPPKSAAGDEVYVVFEHGDWRERFDRVLGRTNKMGLTNDAVLIQEYAEGTEYLVDSYTVDGKHSLVDVCRYTKISRGDKIGIYHRIDFLAEDDPEVQALWPYTQQVLDAVGIRVGCGHAEVMMTADGPRLIEVAARPAGGGHQMVSELATGDNHIKRTVAHRVRGEVRDGFDLVQHLRGIFVSAYRDGYFRNREVFDGIESLKSFHWMKILHDEDAVVPETVDLFTCLAWVILIHSDAQTLDDDYHRVLEMEAAIVIDAP